In Neomonachus schauinslandi chromosome 6, ASM220157v2, whole genome shotgun sequence, a genomic segment contains:
- the RHOBTB1 gene encoding LOW QUALITY PROTEIN: rho-related BTB domain-containing protein 1 (The sequence of the model RefSeq protein was modified relative to this genomic sequence to represent the inferred CDS: deleted 1 base in 1 codon), with product MDTDMDYERPNVETIKCVVVGDNAVGKTRLICARACNTTLTQYQLLATHVPTVWAIDQYRVCQEVLERSRDVVDEVSVSLRLWDTFGDHHKDRRFAYGRSDVVVLCFSIANPNSLNHVKTMWYQEIKHFCPRTPVVLVGCQLDLRYADLEAVNRARRPLARPIKRGDILPPEKGREVAKELGIPYYETSVFDQFGIKDVFDNAIRAALISRRHLQFWKSHLKKVQKPLLQAPFLPPKAPPPVIKVPECPSTGTSEAACLLDNPLCADVLFVLQDQEHIFAHRIYLATSSSKFYDLFLMECEETPNGSEGAGEKEKQSRDFQGRAWSLDPDEEREEGTPRTPQTNQWKSSSQNLSQQEGPGMEAESSIPETQTLSGWSKGFVGMHKEMQVNPVSKRVGPITVVRMDSSVQPGPFRTLLQFLYTGQLDEKEKDLVGLAQIAEVLEMFDLRMMVENIMNKEAFMNQEITKAFHVRKANRIKECLSKGTFSDVTFRLDDGAISAHKPLLICSCRWMAAMFGGSFVESANSEVYLPNINKMSMQAVLDYLYTKQLSPNLDLDPLELIALANRFCLPHLVALAEQYAVQELTKAAMSGVGIDGEVLSYLELAQFHNAHQLAAWCLHHICTNYNSVCSKFRKEIKSKSADNQEYFERHRWPPVWYLKEEDHYQRVKREREKEDIALNKHHSRRKWCFWNSSPAVA from the exons ATGGACACTGACATGGACTACGAAAGACCCAACGTTGAAACCATCAAGTGTGTGGTCGTGGGAGACAATGCTGTGGGGAAGACGCGCTTGATCTGTGCCAGGGCGTGCAACACGACGCTGACGCAGTATCAGCTGCTGGCCACCCACGTGCCTACCGTGTGGGCGATTGACCAGTACCGAGTGTGCCAGGAG GTCCTGGAGCGTTCCCGGGATGTTGTGGATGAAGTGAGCGTCTCTCTCAGGCTTTGGGATACTTTCGGCGATCATCACAAAGACAGGCGTTTTGCATATGGCAG GTCTGATGTTGTGGTCCTCTGTTTTTCTATCGCTAATCCCAATTCCCTAAATCATGTGAAAACCATGTGGTATCAAGAAATCAAGCACTTTTGCCCCCGCACACCTGTTGTTCTGGTTGGCTGCCAGCTAGACCTCCGCTATGCTGATCTCGAAGCTGTTAATCGAGCCAGACGCCCTTTAGCGAG GCCCATAAAGAGAGGGGATATTCTG CCCCCCGAAAAAGGCCGAGAGGTTGCGAAGGAACTCGGCATACCGTACTATGAGACGAGCGTCTTTGACCAATTCGGCATCAAGGACGTGTTTGACAATGCAATCCGAGCAGCGCTGATTTCTCGCAGACACCTGCAGTTCTGGAAATCCCACCTAAAGAAAGTTCAGAAACCTTTACTTCAGGCACCATTCCTACCTCCAAAAGCCCCTCCACCAGTCATCAAAGTTCCAGAATGTCCCTCCACGGGGACGAGCGAAGCTGCCTGTTTACTGGACAATCCTCTGTGTGCCGACGTCCTGTTTGTCCTTCAGGACCAGGAGCACATCTTTGCACATCGAATTTACCTCGCTACCTCCTCTTCCAaattttatgatctttttttaatggaatgtgAAGAAACCCCAAATGGGAGTGAAGGAGCTggtgagaaagagaagcagagcagggatttCCAGGGGCGGGCATGGAGCCTTGACCCAGacgaggagagggaggaaggcacCCCAAGGACCCCTCAGACCAATCAGTGGAAATCCTCGAGCCAAAACCTGTCCCAACAGGAGGGTCCGGGGATGGAAGCCGAGAGCTCGATTCCAGAGACGCAGACTTTGTCAGGCTGGAGCAAGGGGTTCGTTGGCATGCACAAGGAGATGCAAGTCAATCCCGTTTCAAAGCGGGTGGGCCCCATCACCGTGGTCAGGATGGACTCCTCCGTCCAGCCAGGCCCTTTCCGGACCCTGCTCCAGTTTCTGTACACGGGACAACtggatgaaaaggaaaaggacttGGTGGGCCTGGCTCAGATTGCAGAGGTTCTGGAGATGTTTGATTTGAGGATGATGGTGGAAAACATCATGAACAAGGAAGCCTTCATGAACCAGGAGATTACAAAAGCTTTTCATGTCAGGAAGGCCAATCGGATAAAAGAGTGTCTCAGCAAAGGGACATTCTCAG ATGTGACGTTTAGGTTGGATGATGGAGCCATCAGCGCCCACAAACCGTTGCTGATCTGTAGCTGCAGGTGGATGGCCGCCATGTTTGGGGGCTCGTTTGTGGAAAGCGCCAACAGTGAG GTATATCTCCCGAACATAAACAAGATGTCAATGCAAGCGGTATTGGATTATCTTTATACCAAGCAGTTGTCACCTAATTTGGACCTGGACCCACTGGAATTAATTGCCTTGGCAAACAGATTTTGCCTGCCACACTTGGTTGCACTTGCAG agCAGTATGCTGTCCAGGAGCTGACCAAGGCCGCGATGAGTGGTGTGGGCATTGACGGGGAAGTGCTCTCGTATTTGGAATTGGCCCAG TTCCACAACGCCCACCAGTTGGCCGCCTGGTGTTTGCACCACATCTGCACCAACTACAACAGCGTGTGTTCCAAGTTCCGCAAGGAGATCAAATCGAAATCCGCAG ACAACCAGGAATACTTTGAGCGGCACCGCTGGCCCCCTGTGTGGTATCTGAAGGAAGAAGACCACTACCAGCGCGTGAAAAGGGAACGCGAGAAGGAAGATATTGCACTAAATAAACATCACTCAAGACGAAAGTGGTGCTTCTGGAATTCGTCTCCAGCAGTTGCCTGA